A section of the Oryza sativa Japonica Group chromosome 1, ASM3414082v1 genome encodes:
- the LOC4327882 gene encoding protein NUCLEAR FUSION DEFECTIVE 6, mitochondrial, whose product MATAAGGARRALAGLRSASSSRAFSQPAPAAAAARSPELAAFSLPRSTRRRPAISRVPVEALGGAHGLMPLHSATASALLTSMLGLKPGSWGWLSEGFATPL is encoded by the exons atggcgacggcggctggcggcgcgcggcgggccCTCGCGGGGCTGCGCTCGGCTTCCTCTTCCAGGGCCTTCTCCCAGCCggcgccggctgcggcggcggctcgttCCCCTGAGCTCGCGGCCTTCTCTCTGCCTCGCTCCACTCGCCGGCGCCCCGCGATCTCGAG GGTCCCGGTGGAGGCGCTCGGCGGCGCGCATGGGTTGATGCCGCTGCACAGCGCCACTGCGTCGGCTTTGCTCACCTCCATGCTCGGGCTTAAGCCCGGATCTTGGGGTTGGCTCTCAGAAG GGTTTGCAACACCTCTATAA